The proteins below are encoded in one region of Ferruginibacter lapsinanis:
- a CDS encoding purple acid phosphatase family protein: MMKKFIVVVVSLLFTHFLFANDILISFGETSANAPEWKYKGGGSNYDAVGWKDLSYPASDWLTGKSALGFGTNPPVRNTNILEDASAGGGGISGARYPTLYFRKIINIATPSAYANFQIRTKFDDGIVIWINGVEAFRNNISANPGYATFATAAIANNGADIYTATISSSLFLSGNNIIAVEVHQNSVTSSDLFFDMELTGITSQTFLSFGTNSATAPDWKYKGGGSNYDGVNWKDLSYPASDWLTGKSALGFGTNPPARNTNIPEDATAGGGGVSGTRYPTMYFRKIINIAEPDKFLTYQLQTKFDDGIVVWVNGAEAFRNNIAANPGYATLATVAIANNGADIYTATISPSMFVAGNNIVAVEVHQNLLTSSDLYFDMELTGLSDVSLTRGPYLQNGTTDSLTLRWRTDVASNSKVKWGVAYGNYTDSVVDLAVVTEHIIRIGKLQPDTKYYYTIGGTNYVLQSATDNTFTTLPPGDTKRKLRFLALGDCGTNSANQINVKNSFINYIGNNTVDAMLLLGDNAYSSGTDAEFQTGFFDVYKDDLLKYYKLYPTPGNHDYGNTTANTGRRDMPYHTIFTVPKNGEAGGVPSGVTNYYSYNIGDVHFVSLDSYGKDDINTTNMYDTSGAQATWLKKDLAANTKRWTVVYFHHPPYTKTSHNSDDEQDLAAIREKFIQILERYGVDLVLCGHAHAYERSYLLKGFYRNFANQLKDADFNAALHTATGNTQNGNYNGTLDSCAYAYNSGKYAHGSIYVVSGSAGKLDGVKAAGYPQDCMAYSNVDNGGCFYFEVDSNRLDAKFVSYSTGPLTPVVRDSFTIFKDVNKVKEIVVLKDSPLVLSASWRGAYVWPGNGNVVTQSVSPSTAVAGNFNYSVRDKYNCIKDSFYVTVVSPDVKFCLPSSNGILLSNLSGSTYQWQVNNGSGYVNISDNANYTGAGTNLLRLTNVPSAYTGNLYRCVVDGQNGLVFELRFVNIWLGTVSSAWETPPNWSCGVLPDENTDVIINSGTPVLSSNTAIRSIHVNSGATFTVAENFQLITK; the protein is encoded by the coding sequence ATGATGAAAAAATTTATTGTTGTAGTAGTAAGCCTTTTGTTTACACATTTTTTATTTGCCAATGATATATTGATCTCTTTTGGAGAAACAAGTGCCAACGCTCCTGAATGGAAATATAAAGGCGGAGGCTCAAATTATGATGCAGTTGGCTGGAAAGATCTTTCTTACCCGGCATCTGATTGGCTGACTGGGAAGTCTGCCCTTGGTTTTGGAACCAATCCCCCTGTAAGAAATACCAACATACTTGAAGATGCATCAGCCGGTGGTGGCGGAATATCCGGCGCAAGGTATCCAACATTGTATTTCAGAAAAATTATAAATATCGCTACTCCTTCTGCGTATGCGAATTTCCAAATAAGGACGAAGTTCGACGATGGTATAGTGATCTGGATCAACGGAGTAGAAGCATTCAGGAATAATATTTCTGCAAATCCGGGCTATGCTACATTTGCCACAGCAGCCATTGCCAATAATGGTGCTGATATATATACGGCAACTATTTCTTCTTCTTTATTTTTATCGGGCAATAACATCATAGCCGTTGAAGTGCATCAGAATTCAGTTACTAGCAGCGACTTGTTTTTTGATATGGAATTGACAGGAATTACCAGTCAGACCTTCCTGAGCTTTGGTACAAACAGTGCTACCGCACCGGATTGGAAGTATAAAGGCGGTGGGTCTAATTATGATGGTGTTAATTGGAAAGACCTTTCTTATCCTGCTTCAGATTGGCTAACGGGAAAATCTGCGTTAGGTTTTGGAACCAATCCGCCTGCCAGAAATACCAATATTCCTGAAGATGCGACTGCCGGTGGTGGCGGTGTTTCCGGCACCAGGTACCCCACCATGTATTTTAGAAAAATAATCAACATTGCGGAGCCGGATAAATTTCTTACTTATCAACTACAAACAAAATTTGATGATGGTATTGTGGTTTGGGTAAATGGAGCAGAAGCTTTCAGAAATAATATTGCTGCCAATCCGGGCTATGCAACACTGGCTACCGTAGCCATTGCTAATAACGGAGCAGATATTTATACCGCAACCATCTCTCCGTCGATGTTTGTTGCAGGTAATAATATCGTTGCAGTAGAAGTGCATCAGAATTTGCTAACCAGCAGCGATCTGTATTTTGATATGGAGTTAACAGGACTTTCTGATGTTTCTCTTACACGTGGTCCTTATCTGCAAAACGGCACAACGGATTCATTAACCTTACGGTGGCGTACAGACGTAGCCTCCAATTCAAAAGTGAAATGGGGGGTGGCTTATGGTAACTACACAGATTCTGTTGTTGACCTGGCAGTAGTAACAGAGCATATTATACGAATTGGTAAACTGCAACCGGATACCAAATACTATTATACTATCGGTGGTACGAACTATGTACTGCAATCAGCTACCGACAACACTTTTACTACCCTCCCTCCGGGTGATACAAAACGTAAACTCAGGTTTTTAGCATTAGGAGATTGCGGTACAAACTCGGCCAATCAGATCAATGTGAAAAATTCATTTATAAATTATATAGGTAATAATACTGTGGATGCAATGTTATTGCTGGGTGATAATGCCTATTCAAGCGGAACAGATGCAGAATTTCAAACAGGTTTTTTTGACGTGTATAAAGATGACCTTTTGAAATATTATAAATTATATCCTACTCCCGGTAATCATGATTATGGTAATACTACTGCCAATACGGGTCGTAGAGATATGCCGTATCATACTATATTTACTGTGCCCAAAAATGGGGAAGCTGGCGGAGTGCCATCAGGAGTTACAAATTATTACTCATATAATATTGGTGATGTGCATTTTGTTTCGCTGGACTCTTATGGAAAAGATGATATCAATACCACCAATATGTATGATACATCGGGAGCACAGGCTACCTGGCTGAAAAAAGATCTGGCGGCTAATACAAAACGATGGACAGTTGTTTATTTTCATCATCCTCCGTATACCAAAACAAGTCATAATTCAGATGATGAACAGGATCTTGCCGCAATACGTGAAAAGTTTATTCAGATATTGGAAAGATATGGAGTAGATCTGGTGCTATGCGGTCATGCACATGCCTATGAAAGAAGTTATTTGCTTAAAGGGTTCTACAGGAATTTTGCCAATCAATTAAAAGATGCCGACTTTAATGCGGCACTGCATACTGCCACGGGAAATACACAAAATGGTAATTATAACGGCACCCTCGATTCTTGCGCTTATGCCTATAACTCCGGTAAATATGCTCATGGTTCTATTTATGTAGTTTCCGGTTCGGCCGGAAAATTAGATGGTGTAAAAGCTGCAGGATATCCGCAGGATTGTATGGCTTATTCAAATGTAGATAATGGAGGCTGTTTTTATTTTGAAGTAGATAGTAACAGGTTAGATGCAAAATTTGTTTCTTATTCTACTGGTCCGCTTACTCCGGTTGTGAGAGATTCTTTCACAATTTTTAAAGATGTAAATAAGGTGAAGGAAATAGTAGTGCTAAAGGATTCTCCATTAGTATTATCTGCTTCCTGGAGAGGGGCTTATGTTTGGCCTGGTAATGGTAATGTAGTTACGCAATCTGTTTCTCCATCTACGGCTGTTGCAGGCAATTTTAATTATTCGGTAAGAGACAAATACAACTGTATCAAAGATTCTTTTTATGTAACGGTAGTAAGTCCTGATGTGAAATTTTGTTTGCCTTCATCAAATGGTATCTTGTTATCAAATTTATCAGGAAGTACTTATCAATGGCAGGTAAATAACGGTAGTGGTTATGTGAATATTTCGGACAATGCCAATTATACAGGGGCAGGTACTAATTTACTCCGATTGACCAATGTGCCGTCTGCTTATACCGGTAATTTATACCGTTGTGTGGTAGATGGGCAAAATGGATTGGTGTTTGAATTAAGATTTGTAAATATCTGGTTAGGCACGGTAAGCTCTGCCTGGGAAACACCTCCCAACTGGAGTTGTGGTGTATTGCCCGATGAAAATACCGATGTGATCATCAATTCAGGCACACCTGTACTCAGTTCAAATACAGCCATCCGAAGTATACATGTAAATTCAGGAGCAACATTCACCGTAGCAGAAAATTTCCAGCTGATCACTAAATAA
- a CDS encoding lipopolysaccharide biosynthesis protein translates to MSSIKKLAGQTMWYGASSIAARFINYLLTPYLTYTLANTSDYGKMGLIYSLIPILNIIFTYGFETAYFRFASKDENKQTIYNTTALSLLFSTIVFTAILWLNQSVVGKITGLSEFPQIIQLSIAIIALDALSTIPFAKLRADGRPKKFAFIKISGILLNIFFTWFFISYCPNQLAKDPASWVTKIYSPATNPIVYVVLANVIQSAFTLLLLFSEIKQIRFTFNTKLWAQMMLYSLPLIVAGMGGMINETFDRLMLRWWLPGEAIFREEQVGIYNACYKLSILITLFIQAFRMGAEPFFFKQAEGQNPQRVYARVMKFFVIIIAVMFLVVSLFMPIWKHFIGPKYWEGLAVVPILLLANMFLGIYYNLSIWYKLSHKTMAGAWITLIGAAITITINYIFISGYSYMACAWATFFCYGSMMVISFIWGQKHYRIPYAWKKLTAYIVIVVLLFFLHNGLTHFWSSTIFSLISAVFLLSLFIWFVSTIERKEFAQLPVVGRFFNK, encoded by the coding sequence TTGAGTAGCATTAAAAAATTAGCCGGACAAACAATGTGGTATGGAGCCAGTTCTATTGCTGCCCGGTTCATCAATTACCTGCTTACCCCTTACCTTACCTATACTTTAGCAAATACAAGTGATTATGGTAAAATGGGATTGATCTATTCGCTTATCCCAATACTTAATATCATTTTTACTTACGGTTTTGAAACGGCTTATTTCCGTTTTGCCTCTAAAGATGAGAACAAGCAAACCATTTATAATACCACTGCGTTATCGTTGTTATTTTCAACCATCGTTTTCACCGCCATTCTATGGCTGAATCAATCGGTGGTGGGTAAAATAACAGGGCTATCTGAGTTTCCGCAGATCATTCAACTGAGTATTGCCATCATTGCCTTAGATGCGTTAAGCACTATCCCTTTTGCGAAACTACGGGCCGATGGCAGACCGAAGAAATTTGCATTCATCAAGATCTCCGGCATCTTGCTTAATATATTCTTTACCTGGTTCTTTATCAGCTATTGCCCAAATCAACTGGCAAAAGATCCTGCAAGCTGGGTCACAAAAATTTATAGTCCTGCTACTAACCCCATCGTGTATGTAGTATTGGCCAATGTGATACAATCGGCTTTTACATTGCTGTTACTTTTCAGCGAAATAAAACAGATCCGTTTTACATTCAATACAAAGTTGTGGGCTCAGATGATGCTATACTCTCTTCCATTGATCGTAGCGGGAATGGGTGGTATGATCAATGAAACCTTTGACCGCCTGATGTTGCGCTGGTGGTTGCCCGGAGAAGCAATTTTCAGAGAAGAACAAGTTGGTATCTATAATGCCTGTTACAAATTATCTATTTTAATTACGCTTTTTATACAGGCGTTCCGAATGGGTGCCGAACCTTTTTTCTTTAAACAGGCCGAAGGACAAAACCCTCAGCGTGTATACGCAAGAGTAATGAAATTTTTTGTGATCATTATTGCAGTGATGTTTTTAGTGGTGAGTTTGTTCATGCCCATTTGGAAACATTTTATCGGACCTAAATACTGGGAAGGATTGGCGGTGGTGCCCATCTTACTATTGGCCAATATGTTCCTGGGCATCTATTATAATTTATCGATCTGGTATAAATTGTCGCACAAAACAATGGCCGGCGCATGGATCACCTTGATCGGCGCTGCAATCACCATTACGATCAATTACATATTCATTTCAGGATATAGCTATATGGCTTGTGCCTGGGCTACATTCTTCTGTTATGGCAGCATGATGGTGATCTCATTTATCTGGGGGCAAAAACATTACAGAATACCTTATGCCTGGAAAAAACTAACTGCTTATATCGTAATAGTAGTGCTGTTATTTTTTCTACACAACGGATTAACTCATTTCTGGAGCAGCACTATTTTCAGTCTTATATCTGCTGTGTTCTTATTATCACTTTTCATCTGGTTTGTAAGCACCATCGAAAGAAAAGAATTTGCACAATTACCAGTTGTTGGAAGATTCTTCAACAAATAA
- a CDS encoding LolA family protein, which produces MKKILRVLLLSQCLMLVSVVGFGQDVNALVQKVKAKIEKVNDYLANGRMKTNVAFLKVPVASVKIFFKKPNKLKIKNEKGISFVPKGAVSINLNSILSGGKYTVLDAGLDKIGGVSVRVVRLLPDDDNADVVLSTLYIDEANLVIRKAKTTTRENGSYELEMTYGKYTEYGLPDKVIFSFNTKDYKLPKGVTFDFDDGAAPKKTQDQAKNKKGKAEITFSNYIINKGIDNSVFN; this is translated from the coding sequence ATGAAAAAGATACTTAGAGTTTTATTATTGTCACAGTGCCTGATGCTGGTATCAGTTGTAGGTTTTGGGCAGGATGTAAATGCTTTGGTGCAAAAAGTAAAAGCTAAAATTGAAAAGGTAAATGATTACCTGGCCAACGGAAGAATGAAAACAAATGTGGCTTTTTTAAAAGTGCCGGTAGCATCTGTAAAAATATTTTTCAAGAAACCGAATAAGCTTAAAATAAAAAATGAGAAAGGGATTTCTTTTGTGCCTAAAGGAGCTGTGAGTATTAACTTAAACAGTATTTTAAGTGGAGGAAAATATACTGTTTTGGATGCCGGACTTGATAAAATAGGTGGAGTTTCTGTTAGGGTTGTTCGTTTATTACCCGATGATGATAATGCTGATGTGGTACTTTCTACATTATATATTGACGAGGCTAATTTGGTAATAAGAAAAGCTAAAACAACTACCAGGGAAAATGGTAGCTATGAATTAGAAATGACCTATGGAAAATATACCGAATACGGCTTGCCTGATAAAGTGATTTTTTCTTTCAATACAAAAGATTATAAACTACCCAAAGGTGTTACGTTTGATTTTGATGATGGTGCTGCTCCCAAAAAAACTCAGGATCAGGCAAAAAATAAAAAAGGTAAGGCAGAGATCACTTTCAGTAATTATATTATCAATAAGGGGATAGATAATTCAGTTTTCAATTAA
- a CDS encoding ABC transporter permease yields MWKLLQIELYKITKRPRTYIAFIAIAAIVFIFQFAFKADGQTYMDLMLQSVKDSFEMDKVKAINGYFMCYIILNTLLIQVPILVALIAADSISGEANMGTLRLLISKPISRTQLILVKFAAATIFTVLLLLWMAITALFFSLLIFGADDMLIFRVKGDESQILQILKDDIMWRYFAAFAYATVALTVIAALSLFLSIFAENSIGPIIATVCIVIVCTIISNINVPIIDRNVKPYLFTSYLVGWKGFFYIGTTDDGEPIKGSIENWPAIRNSLLILIGHIIALVSLSVIVFRKKDILS; encoded by the coding sequence ATGTGGAAGCTTTTGCAAATTGAGTTGTATAAAATAACCAAACGTCCTCGTACTTATATTGCCTTTATTGCTATTGCAGCTATTGTATTCATATTTCAATTTGCATTTAAGGCAGACGGGCAGACGTATATGGATCTAATGCTGCAGAGTGTAAAAGATAGTTTTGAAATGGATAAGGTAAAAGCTATCAACGGCTACTTCATGTGTTACATTATTTTAAACACGTTGTTGATACAGGTTCCGATCTTAGTGGCATTAATAGCTGCAGATTCAATCAGTGGTGAGGCCAATATGGGTACATTGCGTTTGTTGATCAGCAAACCTATCAGTCGTACACAATTAATACTGGTGAAATTTGCTGCAGCTACCATCTTCACCGTTTTATTACTATTATGGATGGCCATTACAGCATTGTTTTTTAGCCTGCTGATTTTTGGAGCAGATGATATGCTCATTTTTCGTGTAAAAGGGGATGAGTCTCAAATTTTACAAATACTTAAGGATGATATTATGTGGCGTTACTTTGCCGCCTTCGCTTATGCAACTGTTGCTCTAACAGTCATTGCAGCGTTGTCTTTATTCTTGTCCATTTTTGCAGAGAATTCTATCGGGCCAATTATTGCTACAGTATGTATTGTAATTGTTTGCACTATTATTTCAAATATCAATGTGCCGATCATCGACAGAAATGTTAAGCCTTATTTATTCACTTCTTACCTGGTGGGTTGGAAAGGTTTCTTTTATATTGGTACAACAGATGACGGAGAACCGATAAAAGGAAGTATTGAAAACTGGCCGGCCATAAGAAATAGTTTACTGATACTCATTGGGCATATTATTGCACTGGTGTCGTTATCCGTTATTGTATTTAGAAAAAAAGATATTCTATCATAA
- the rsmA gene encoding 16S rRNA (adenine(1518)-N(6)/adenine(1519)-N(6))-dimethyltransferase RsmA, with product MYRLKKSLGQHFLKDEGIISRIVDVLKEDPFNNLLEVGPGGGALTRHLIKIPDIDFKAVELDDEKVEYLKKAFPALQDKIIAQSFLDIDEPFTEPFTVIGNFPYNISTQILFKVLDWKDKVPMVIGMFQKEVAERAASKEGSKVYGVLSVLIQAFYEVEYLFDVSNSCFNPPPKVQSGVIRLKRKTTTLPVKSDRAFTVLVKTAFNQRRKTLRNAVKSLFTAEALQDDIFNKRAEALSVEDFAALTFKMS from the coding sequence ATGTACAGATTAAAAAAATCACTCGGACAGCATTTTTTAAAAGATGAGGGTATCATTAGCCGGATAGTTGATGTTTTAAAGGAAGATCCTTTCAATAATTTATTGGAGGTTGGTCCTGGTGGCGGAGCACTGACCAGGCATCTTATTAAAATTCCCGATATTGATTTTAAGGCAGTGGAATTAGATGACGAAAAAGTTGAATATCTTAAAAAGGCATTTCCTGCTTTACAGGATAAGATCATTGCACAAAGTTTTTTGGATATTGATGAACCATTCACCGAACCATTTACCGTAATTGGTAATTTCCCCTATAATATTTCTACCCAGATATTATTTAAAGTATTGGACTGGAAAGATAAAGTGCCTATGGTGATAGGGATGTTTCAAAAAGAAGTGGCGGAAAGAGCGGCATCCAAAGAAGGATCGAAAGTGTATGGTGTGCTCAGTGTATTGATACAGGCATTTTACGAAGTGGAATATTTGTTTGATGTCAGCAATAGTTGTTTTAATCCGCCACCAAAAGTGCAGAGTGGTGTGATCCGTTTAAAAAGAAAGACTACCACCTTGCCCGTAAAATCTGACAGGGCTTTTACAGTATTGGTAAAAACAGCATTTAACCAACGGCGCAAAACATTACGAAACGCTGTAAAAAGTTTGTTTACTGCAGAAGCATTGCAGGATGATATTTTTAATAAACGGGCAGAGGCATTGAGTGTGGAAGATTTTGCTGCACTTACTTTTAAGATGAGTTAA
- the pdxA gene encoding 4-hydroxythreonine-4-phosphate dehydrogenase PdxA — protein sequence MQNDNKPVIGITCGDVNGIGLELIIKTVADTRLLDICTPVIFANNKVLNFYRKSIPDVNFNFTSTKDAGRINHKQINLFNCWEEEVAITPGQLNDIGGKYAVISLVTAAQALKEGKIDGLVTAPIHKKNTQSAEFNFTGHTPYFKKLFGANDVIMFMVAENMRVALLTEHVPVKDAASLITKESILSKLTLLNNSLKKDFNIDKPKIAVLGLNPHAGDESLIGKEEAEIIKPAIKEAKQKDIFCFGPYSSDAFFARGYHERFDAVLAMYHDQGLIPFKSLAIGEGVNFTAGISGVRTSPDHGVAFDIAGKNKADEASFRQAIYTCVDIINARKEFAEQRANPLRKISKRMIANAVDEAIIEDPE from the coding sequence ATGCAAAATGATAACAAACCGGTAATTGGTATTACCTGCGGAGATGTAAACGGAATTGGCCTGGAGCTTATCATTAAAACCGTTGCAGATACACGTTTGCTTGATATATGTACGCCAGTGATATTCGCCAATAATAAAGTGCTTAATTTTTATCGTAAGAGTATCCCGGATGTGAATTTTAATTTCACCAGCACAAAAGATGCCGGCAGAATCAATCACAAACAGATCAATTTATTTAACTGCTGGGAAGAAGAAGTGGCCATTACACCGGGACAATTGAATGATATTGGTGGTAAATATGCTGTGATCAGTTTGGTTACTGCCGCACAGGCATTAAAAGAAGGGAAAATTGACGGCCTGGTTACTGCACCTATTCATAAAAAGAACACACAATCTGCCGAATTTAATTTTACAGGACACACTCCTTATTTTAAAAAACTATTTGGAGCTAATGATGTGATCATGTTTATGGTAGCAGAAAACATGAGGGTAGCCTTACTTACAGAACATGTGCCTGTAAAAGATGCCGCATCACTTATCACTAAAGAAAGTATCTTAAGCAAGCTGACGTTGTTGAATAATTCTCTGAAAAAAGATTTTAATATAGATAAACCTAAAATTGCTGTACTGGGTTTAAATCCTCATGCAGGCGATGAAAGTTTAATTGGTAAAGAAGAAGCGGAGATCATTAAACCAGCTATTAAAGAGGCAAAGCAAAAAGATATTTTTTGTTTTGGCCCTTACAGTTCTGATGCATTCTTTGCAAGAGGTTATCACGAAAGATTTGATGCGGTATTGGCAATGTATCATGACCAGGGTTTGATCCCATTCAAATCATTGGCCATTGGCGAAGGAGTGAACTTTACAGCAGGTATCAGCGGCGTACGCACCTCACCTGATCACGGAGTAGCATTTGATATTGCCGGAAAAAATAAGGCTGATGAGGCTTCTTTCCGCCAGGCGATTTATACTTGTGTAGATATTATCAATGCAAGAAAAGAATTTGCAGAACAACGTGCCAATCCTTTACGTAAAATAAGTAAGCGGATGATCGCTAACGCCGTTGATGAAGCGATCATTGAAGATCCGGAATAA